A segment of the Brevibacterium zhoupengii genome:
CGAAAAGGAAGGCGCCACCGAAACATTCGGCCTGCCGGGCGCGGCCATCAACCCGCTGTACTCGGCGATGAAGGCCCACGGCGGAATCCGCCACACACTGGCTCGCCACGTCGAAGGGGCTTCCCATATGGCCGACGGGTACACGCGGGCAGCGGCCGGGAACATCGGCGTCTGCCTCGGCACCTCGGGACCGGCCGGGACCGACATGATCACCGGGCTCTACGCCGCAGCCGCGGACTCACAGCCCATCCTGTGCATCACCGGACAGGCTCCCGTCGCGGTCCTCGACAAGGAGGACTTCCAGGCCGTGGACATCGCCTCCATCGCCAAGCCCGTGACCAAGATGGCCAAGACCGTGCTCGAAGCCGGTCAGGTCCCCGGGGTCTTCCAGTCGGCCTTCCAGCTCATGCGCTCGGCCCGTCCCGGACCGGTGCTCATCGACCTGCCGATCGATGTCCAGCAGGCCGAGATCGATTTCGACATCGCCACTTACGAACCGTTGGTGCCATCGAAGCCGGCGGCCACCTCGGCGCAGGCGGAGAAGATCCTCGACCTCATCGCAGCCGCGAAGCACCCGCTCATCATCGCCGGCGGCGGCATCTTCAACGCCGATGCCGCGGACAAGCTCGTCGAATTCGCCGAGGCTACCTCCATCCCGGTCTCACCGACCCTGATGGGATGGGGTGCGATTCCGGACGACCACCCGCTGCAGGCAGGCATGGTCGGCATCCAGACTCATGTGCGCTACGGCAATGCCTCGTTCCTGGAATCCGACCTGGTCATCGGCATCGGCAACCGCTGGGCCAACCGTCACACTGGTGACCTGGGGGTCTATCGCAAGGGTCGGAAGTTCGTCCATATCGACATCGAGCCGACCCAGATCGGACGCGTCTTCTCACCCGACTACGGTGTCGCCTCCGATGCCGGAGCCGCACTCGACGCTCTGCTCACGGCCGCACGCGGTCGCAGTGGCGGCGCGAGCCTGCCGGACTTCACCGGCTGGGCCGGCGAATGCACGGCTCGGAAGTCCACCGAGCACCGCAAGACCAACTACACGGACATGCCGATCAAGCCGCAGCGCGTCTACCAGGAGATGAACGCCGCCTTCGATGAGGACGTGACCTATGTGTCGACGATCGGCCTGAGCCAGATCGCCGGGGCGCAGATGCTCCACGTCTACAAGCCGCGCCACTGGATCAACGCGGGTCAGGCCGGACCCTTGGGTTGGACCGGACCGGCCGCGCTGGGTGTGGCGAAGGCCAAGCCGGATGAGACCGTGGTCGCGCTCTCCGGTGACTACGACTTCCAGTTCATGATCGAGGAGCTCGCCGTCGGCGCGCAGCACAAGATCCCGTACCTGCATGTCGTCGTCAACAACTCCTATCTGGGCCTGATCCGTCAGTCACAGCGCGGCTTCGACATGGACTATGAGGTGTCGTTGGCCTTCGAGAACATCAACTCCTCGGGTGAGGCAGCGAGCTACGGCGTCGACCATGTGGCCGTCGCGCAGGGGCTGGGCTGCAAGGCGCTGCGCGTCGAAGACCCCGAACTCATCGGCGAGGGACTGCGGGTGGCGAAGGAGCTCATGAGCGAGCACCAGGTTCCCGTGGTTCTCGAGGTCATCCTCGAACGCGTCACGAACATCTCGATGGGCGCCGCCCTCGACGCGATCAACGAGTTCGACGTCCTCGCCCAGACTCCGGCAGATGCGCCCACCGCGCTGACGCCGATGGGCGAACTGGCCGCGGCGAAGTAGTCGGGGCTTACTAGCCGCTGCGCAGCGGACGCGGTGCAGCAGTCGCATCAGATGTCGGCTGCATCACAATTGGTATACCATAGTCCCGGGGGCGTCGGAGGGTTGATTCCGACTCTCCCGGGACTTGTCTGACATGCTTGGCGAGACACGTCGCAGCAGACATTGGGCATCGATGCCGTGGAAAACGGCCGGCATCGATGCCGAGCAGAGAGCTTGGCCCGCGGGCCGATCACATGAGGAGGATGCATGAACGTCGATGACGCCGGTACACAGGGTCCTGACCAGGACTTCGACCTGATCATTCGGGCACAGCGGGCGGTTCTGCCCGAGGGCGTGAGCGCGGCCGAGATCGGCGTTCGTGCGGGAAAGATCGTCGAGATCGCCACCGTGGGAGCGGTGCTCAGCGGTGCCGCCTCGGCGGATGCGAAGGTTGTCGACGTCGATGAGTCGCAGGTTCTCCTGCCCGGGCTCGTCGATTCGCACGTGCACGTCAATGACCCGGGCCGCAGCGAATGGGAAGGCTTCGCCAGCGCCACCCGCGCCGCAGCCGCCGGCGGAGTGACGACGATCGTCGACATGCCGCTGAACTCCCTGCCGCCGACCGTCAACGTCGAATCCCTCGACATCAAGCGCGAAGTCGCCGCGGCCAAGGCCTTCATCGATGTCGGCTTCTGGGGCGGTGCGATCCCCGGCAATACCGGTGACCTCAAGCCGCTCTTCGACGCGGGCGTCTACGGTTTCAAATGCTTCCTTGAAGACTCAGGCGTCGACGAGTTCCCGCCCTTGGAGCCCGATGAGCTGCGCGCCGATCTGGCCGAGCTCGCGAAGTACGACGGTCTGCTCATCGTCCACGCCGAGGACCACTCGGTCATGGCCGAGGCCCCGAAGAACTCGGGCCGCAAATTCAGCGACTTCCTCGCCTCCCGCCCGCGTGAGGCCGAGAACGTCGCAATCGCCCGCGTCATCGAAGCCGCCCGCGAGACCGGTGCCCGCGCCCACATCCTGCACCTGTCATCGGCAGACGCACTGCCCCAGATCGCGGAGGCCAAGGCCGAGGGCGTGAAGCTCACGGTTGAGACCTGCCCCCACTACCTCGTCTTCACCGCCGAGGAGATTCCGGACGGCGCGACGACGCACAAGTGCTGCCCGCCGATCCGTGAGGAATCCAACCGTGAAGCCCTGTGGCAAGGACTTGTCGACGGCACGATCGACTGCATCGTCTCCGACCATTCGCCCTCGACGGCCGAACTCAAGCTGCTCGACACCGGCGACTTCGGTGCGGCCTGGGGCGGAATCTCCTCGCTGCAGCTGGGCCTCTCGCTCGTGTGGACCGAGGCCGCCAAGCGCGGCATCGACCTCGCCGAGGTGGTGGCCTGGATGTCTTCGGCCCCCGCCGCGGTCGCCGGGGTGGAGAACAAGGGCGCGATCGCGCTCGGCAACGACGCGGACTTCGCAGTCTTCGCCCCCGACGAGGAGTGGACGGTCGCAGCCGCAGAGCTCTACCACCGCAACCAGATCAGCGCCTACGACGCCCGCACCGTCCGCGGCGCCGTCAAGCAGACGATCCTCCGCGGCGCCCCCGTGAACTTCGACGAGCCGCAGGGCCACCTGCTGCGCGCCCGCTGAGGCACGGGTCCGTAAACCTCCCTGTCGTCACTAATTACGCCCGGCGCCGCGCGTGGATAGTGACGTCGGGGAGGTTTTGTCGGTTCATTGCGGGCGTCATCCACAGGTTTATCCACAGTTTCCATCGTGGTGTGGCGGGTGACGCTGTTTGTTGTCATTATCTGCAGTATGTATTCGATAATGACTACCGGGCGACTGTTGCGTTCTGGCTTCACCAAACGAGAGCTGGAGCGAGCTCAACGTTGCTGTGTTCGCCGAGTCGCTCGGGGTCGCTATGCGGTCGAGCGAGCATGCGAGAACGTCGAGCATGAGAGCATCTGGGCCGCTGTGCGCGAGGGGCATGCCGAGGAGTTCGAGCTCTTCAACGACCGCCGAGACGCGCACCAATATCTCAAGGCCCTAGTTCGCGCTCGAGCGGAGAAGGTCAACGAGGAAGAAGCAACAGGGCGGACGAGTCGCAGACGCGAAGTCTTCTCACACCTCTCGGCCGCTCTCATCCACGAGCTTCCGATCGTCGTCGTTCCCGAGCAACGGGTGGAGGTCATCCGGCGCGGCGCTTCGCGCAGGCATCGCCATCTTCGAGTCCGAAACACACAGCTGACTCCTGAGAGCGTAATGACGATCGGCATCTATAGGGTGACCACACTTGAGCAGACCCTTGTCGATGTCGCACTGACCTATGAGCTCGCAACGGCGGTGGCAATGGTCGATCATGCTCTGCGTCAGGGCCTGACGTCGATGGAAGAGATTGAGATGGCTTTTGCTGAACGCGATACAGCGCGTGCTCAGAGGAGAGCCCGGACTACGCTGGATTTAGCGGATGCACGGCGCGAGTCACCGGCAGAGTCAGTCGCCGCCGCACGATTCTTCGAACATGGCATCGGTGGATTTGATCCGCAGGTGGATTTCAGGGACCGCAGCGGACGTGTCTTCGCTCGTGTCGATTTCTGTCATCGTGCGGCGAAGGTGATTGTCGAAGTGGACGGCCTCGCAAAATACTCCATGGGCCCTCGGACTCCTCGGAGAGCGCTTGAAGACGAAAAGGCTCGTGACGCGCAACTGGCTGCACTTGGATACAGGGTCGTGCATCTGACGTGGAAGCAGCTTTTTCTCGTAGGGCCCTTCGAGGACATCAAACGAATCGTATCTGAGCGAATCGTCGCACGCTAAACCTCCCCGACGTCACTAAAGAATCGCGGCGCCGCGCGGTATTAGTGACGTCGGGGAGGTTTAGGAGAGAGCTGGCCTCAGGCGCCGAGCTTCTCGCGGAGGCGGGCGACGTGGCCGTCGGCATCGACGTTGTATTCGACGTCGGAGAGGGTTCCGTCTTCGGCGATGACGAAGGTGGAGCGCAGGGTGCCTTCGAAGGTGTTGCCGTTGATCGTCTTCTCACCGAACGAGCCGTAGGCCTTCG
Coding sequences within it:
- the gcl gene encoding glyoxylate carboligase, with amino-acid sequence MTRMRAVDAVVLILEKEGATETFGLPGAAINPLYSAMKAHGGIRHTLARHVEGASHMADGYTRAAAGNIGVCLGTSGPAGTDMITGLYAAAADSQPILCITGQAPVAVLDKEDFQAVDIASIAKPVTKMAKTVLEAGQVPGVFQSAFQLMRSARPGPVLIDLPIDVQQAEIDFDIATYEPLVPSKPAATSAQAEKILDLIAAAKHPLIIAGGGIFNADAADKLVEFAEATSIPVSPTLMGWGAIPDDHPLQAGMVGIQTHVRYGNASFLESDLVIGIGNRWANRHTGDLGVYRKGRKFVHIDIEPTQIGRVFSPDYGVASDAGAALDALLTAARGRSGGASLPDFTGWAGECTARKSTEHRKTNYTDMPIKPQRVYQEMNAAFDEDVTYVSTIGLSQIAGAQMLHVYKPRHWINAGQAGPLGWTGPAALGVAKAKPDETVVALSGDYDFQFMIEELAVGAQHKIPYLHVVVNNSYLGLIRQSQRGFDMDYEVSLAFENINSSGEAASYGVDHVAVAQGLGCKALRVEDPELIGEGLRVAKELMSEHQVPVVLEVILERVTNISMGAALDAINEFDVLAQTPADAPTALTPMGELAAAK
- the allB gene encoding allantoinase AllB, with the protein product MNVDDAGTQGPDQDFDLIIRAQRAVLPEGVSAAEIGVRAGKIVEIATVGAVLSGAASADAKVVDVDESQVLLPGLVDSHVHVNDPGRSEWEGFASATRAAAAGGVTTIVDMPLNSLPPTVNVESLDIKREVAAAKAFIDVGFWGGAIPGNTGDLKPLFDAGVYGFKCFLEDSGVDEFPPLEPDELRADLAELAKYDGLLIVHAEDHSVMAEAPKNSGRKFSDFLASRPREAENVAIARVIEAARETGARAHILHLSSADALPQIAEAKAEGVKLTVETCPHYLVFTAEEIPDGATTHKCCPPIREESNREALWQGLVDGTIDCIVSDHSPSTAELKLLDTGDFGAAWGGISSLQLGLSLVWTEAAKRGIDLAEVVAWMSSAPAAVAGVENKGAIALGNDADFAVFAPDEEWTVAAAELYHRNQISAYDARTVRGAVKQTILRGAPVNFDEPQGHLLRAR
- a CDS encoding DUF559 domain-containing protein gives rise to the protein MTIGIYRVTTLEQTLVDVALTYELATAVAMVDHALRQGLTSMEEIEMAFAERDTARAQRRARTTLDLADARRESPAESVAAARFFEHGIGGFDPQVDFRDRSGRVFARVDFCHRAAKVIVEVDGLAKYSMGPRTPRRALEDEKARDAQLAALGYRVVHLTWKQLFLVGPFEDIKRIVSERIVAR